The following coding sequences are from one Eleginops maclovinus isolate JMC-PN-2008 ecotype Puerto Natales chromosome 13, JC_Emac_rtc_rv5, whole genome shotgun sequence window:
- the tpd52 gene encoding tumor protein D52 isoform X2, whose amino-acid sequence MEPLEEYHSPFDFEQGVNASYLYLSPAYSDTPPSSPAVQTRDNRKEMERPAGRGCSQLHPAPEVGEDAVTSVGPSSPPPTMTEEEQQELQEELVKVEDEIQTLSQVLAAKEKQLADIKRQLGLTPLNELKQNFTKTWQEVTTSTAYRRTSETLSQAGLKATAAFSNVGSAITRKLEDVRNAPTFKSFEEKVETLKTKISPPPSTSSPGEQDGPSNESLLTVPEDSPTQETPMN is encoded by the exons ATGGAGCCCCTGGAGGAGTACCACTCGCCGTTTGACTTTGAACAAGGAGTCAACGCCAGCTACCTCTACCTCTCCCCGGCCTACAGCGACACGCCGCCCAGCTCGCCAGCTGTCCAAACCAGAGATAACCGCAAGGAGATGGAGAGGCCGGCGGGCAGAGGAT GTTCCCAGCTGCATCCGGCCCCTGAGGTGGGAGAAGATGCCGTGACGTCTGTCGGCCCCTCTTCCCCTCCCCCCACCAtgacagaggaggagcagcaggagctaCAAGAAGAGTTGGTCAAG gttGAGGATGAGATCCAGACTCTGTCTCAGGTGCTGGCAGCCAAGGAGAAGCAGCTGGCGGACATAAAGAGGCAGCTGGGCCTCACACCTCTCAATGAGCTGAAACAGAACTTCACCAAAACCTGGCAGGAAGTCACCACCTCCACCGC CTATAGGAGGACCTCTGAAACCCTCTCTCAGGCGGGTCTGAAGGCCACGGCGGCGTTCTCCAATGTGGGCTCAGCCATCACCCGGAAGCTTGAGGATGTCAG gAATGCACCAACCTTCAAGTCATTTGAGGAGAAAGTGGAGACTTTGAAG ACTAAGATCAGTCCACCACCCTCCACCAGTTCCCCAGGCGAGCAGGACGGCCCCTCCAACGAGTCTTTGCTCACTGTGCCTGAAGACTCGCCCACCCAGGAGACGCCAATGAACTGA
- the tpd52 gene encoding tumor protein D52 isoform X3 has protein sequence MEDAEKGSQLHPAPEVGEDAVTSVGPSSPPPTMTEEEQQELQEELVKVEDEIQTLSQVLAAKEKQLADIKRQLGLTPLNELKQNFTKTWQEVTTSTAYRRTSETLSQAGLKATAAFSNVGSAITRKLEDVSMRSLQHSASMPVMRNAPTFKSFEEKVETLKTKISPPPSTSSPGEQDGPSNESLLTVPEDSPTQETPMN, from the exons ATGGAGGATGCAGAGAAAG GTTCCCAGCTGCATCCGGCCCCTGAGGTGGGAGAAGATGCCGTGACGTCTGTCGGCCCCTCTTCCCCTCCCCCCACCAtgacagaggaggagcagcaggagctaCAAGAAGAGTTGGTCAAG gttGAGGATGAGATCCAGACTCTGTCTCAGGTGCTGGCAGCCAAGGAGAAGCAGCTGGCGGACATAAAGAGGCAGCTGGGCCTCACACCTCTCAATGAGCTGAAACAGAACTTCACCAAAACCTGGCAGGAAGTCACCACCTCCACCGC CTATAGGAGGACCTCTGAAACCCTCTCTCAGGCGGGTCTGAAGGCCACGGCGGCGTTCTCCAATGTGGGCTCAGCCATCACCCGGAAGCTTGAGGATGTCAG CATGCGCTCATTACAACACTCGGCTAGCATGCCTGTCATGAG gAATGCACCAACCTTCAAGTCATTTGAGGAGAAAGTGGAGACTTTGAAG ACTAAGATCAGTCCACCACCCTCCACCAGTTCCCCAGGCGAGCAGGACGGCCCCTCCAACGAGTCTTTGCTCACTGTGCCTGAAGACTCGCCCACCCAGGAGACGCCAATGAACTGA
- the tpd52 gene encoding tumor protein D52 isoform X1 codes for MEPLEEYHSPFDFEQGVNASYLYLSPAYSDTPPSSPAVQTRDNRKEMERPAGRGCSQLHPAPEVGEDAVTSVGPSSPPPTMTEEEQQELQEELVKVEDEIQTLSQVLAAKEKQLADIKRQLGLTPLNELKQNFTKTWQEVTTSTAYRRTSETLSQAGLKATAAFSNVGSAITRKLEDVSMRSLQHSASMPVMRNAPTFKSFEEKVETLKTKISPPPSTSSPGEQDGPSNESLLTVPEDSPTQETPMN; via the exons ATGGAGCCCCTGGAGGAGTACCACTCGCCGTTTGACTTTGAACAAGGAGTCAACGCCAGCTACCTCTACCTCTCCCCGGCCTACAGCGACACGCCGCCCAGCTCGCCAGCTGTCCAAACCAGAGATAACCGCAAGGAGATGGAGAGGCCGGCGGGCAGAGGAT GTTCCCAGCTGCATCCGGCCCCTGAGGTGGGAGAAGATGCCGTGACGTCTGTCGGCCCCTCTTCCCCTCCCCCCACCAtgacagaggaggagcagcaggagctaCAAGAAGAGTTGGTCAAG gttGAGGATGAGATCCAGACTCTGTCTCAGGTGCTGGCAGCCAAGGAGAAGCAGCTGGCGGACATAAAGAGGCAGCTGGGCCTCACACCTCTCAATGAGCTGAAACAGAACTTCACCAAAACCTGGCAGGAAGTCACCACCTCCACCGC CTATAGGAGGACCTCTGAAACCCTCTCTCAGGCGGGTCTGAAGGCCACGGCGGCGTTCTCCAATGTGGGCTCAGCCATCACCCGGAAGCTTGAGGATGTCAG CATGCGCTCATTACAACACTCGGCTAGCATGCCTGTCATGAG gAATGCACCAACCTTCAAGTCATTTGAGGAGAAAGTGGAGACTTTGAAG ACTAAGATCAGTCCACCACCCTCCACCAGTTCCCCAGGCGAGCAGGACGGCCCCTCCAACGAGTCTTTGCTCACTGTGCCTGAAGACTCGCCCACCCAGGAGACGCCAATGAACTGA